A genomic stretch from Planctomycetaceae bacterium includes:
- a CDS encoding AarF/ABC1/UbiB kinase family protein, with amino-acid sequence MPDPIGIRRRIRNTKRAAEVLAVLAKHGFLQVLSETGIERMIERGQEILLRSKPEDRAASTPFTVRIREVLEELGATFIKLGQVLSTRPDLVPPELASELRKLQANCQRVSYKDIQKRLEEEFGERLGILFQSIDEEPIAAASIAQVHGAILADGTPVVLKIARPGVDDVIESDMDILMELARLTEKYFSEQGYSPTETVREFQQELAREVDLIHEGRATDRFRRNFGDNDRIRFPKVYWDQTTRRVLTLERIEGTLLSHLDPESLSPEERRRIVSEGSEAVFRQCLEHGFFHADPHPGNIIVQPDGAICFIDCGMTGRIDKHTMQQLAMLVMSVVAADLDSVIEVTMQLSDADSTLKFDRSFRRDAWSFVARFEGATIESLDMAALLDEFFELLRRYNIRCPADLVFLIKALSTIQGVGQAIDPRFDLIAHVRPQIEKLIRERYGFKAAKERIQTGALRYLSLLEDLPDELRDVLDQVRRREFSVNLKHQGLDRLNDNTIEHASGTIAVGMVIAGMLVSSSVLILAERNIEGFSWLRTLGITGLVCGVLLIVTLPIRWLRRKK; translated from the coding sequence GTGCCCGACCCAATTGGAATCCGGCGGCGCATTCGAAACACAAAACGCGCGGCCGAAGTACTGGCCGTTCTGGCCAAGCACGGTTTTCTGCAGGTGCTGTCCGAAACCGGAATCGAACGGATGATTGAACGGGGGCAGGAGATCCTGCTCCGTTCCAAGCCGGAAGATCGCGCCGCATCCACACCTTTCACTGTTCGTATCCGTGAAGTGCTTGAAGAACTTGGTGCAACGTTTATCAAGCTTGGACAAGTCCTCAGTACTCGACCAGACCTTGTTCCACCCGAACTTGCTTCAGAACTTCGAAAGCTGCAGGCGAACTGTCAGCGAGTTTCCTACAAAGACATTCAGAAACGTCTGGAGGAAGAATTCGGGGAGCGTCTGGGCATTCTGTTCCAGTCTATCGACGAAGAACCAATTGCTGCCGCCTCCATCGCCCAGGTACACGGAGCCATCCTCGCCGATGGCACCCCGGTTGTCCTGAAGATCGCTCGTCCAGGAGTGGATGACGTGATCGAATCGGACATGGACATCCTGATGGAGCTGGCTCGACTCACCGAGAAATACTTCAGTGAGCAGGGTTATAGCCCCACAGAAACCGTGCGTGAGTTTCAGCAGGAACTCGCTCGCGAAGTGGATCTGATTCACGAAGGCCGAGCGACGGATCGCTTCCGACGGAACTTTGGTGACAACGATCGGATCCGATTTCCCAAAGTCTACTGGGATCAGACGACTCGACGCGTGCTGACTCTGGAACGCATTGAAGGCACGCTGCTGTCCCATCTGGATCCGGAGTCACTCTCGCCGGAAGAACGTCGTCGCATTGTTTCCGAAGGCTCAGAGGCTGTCTTTCGTCAGTGTCTGGAGCATGGATTCTTTCATGCTGACCCACACCCGGGCAATATTATTGTTCAGCCGGACGGCGCGATCTGCTTCATCGACTGCGGAATGACGGGGCGCATCGATAAACACACAATGCAGCAACTGGCAATGCTGGTCATGTCTGTTGTCGCTGCAGATCTGGACAGTGTCATCGAAGTAACGATGCAGTTATCTGATGCCGATTCAACTCTCAAGTTCGATCGGTCGTTCCGCCGGGATGCGTGGAGTTTTGTCGCACGTTTCGAGGGGGCCACCATCGAATCGCTGGACATGGCCGCACTGCTGGATGAATTCTTCGAGCTGCTTCGACGATACAACATTCGGTGCCCTGCGGATTTAGTATTTCTGATTAAAGCGCTGTCTACAATTCAGGGCGTCGGACAGGCGATTGATCCAAGGTTCGATCTGATCGCCCATGTTCGTCCACAAATCGAAAAACTGATCCGCGAACGTTATGGCTTCAAGGCAGCCAAAGAACGTATTCAGACCGGAGCCCTCAGGTACCTTTCTCTGCTGGAGGATCTGCCGGACGAACTTCGCGATGTGCTCGATCAGGTCCGACGGCGCGAATTCAGTGTAAATCTGAAACACCAGGGGCTCGATCGGCTCAACGACAATACAATCGAGCACGCCAGTGGCACCATCGCAGTCGGAATGGTCATTGCCGGAATGCTGGTCAGTTCGTCAGTGCTGATACTTGCCGAACGAAACATCGAAGGCTTTTCCTGGCTGAGAACCCTGGGAATCACCGGACTGGTCTGTGGTGTTCTGCTGATCGTCACACTGCCTATTCGCTGGCTCAGACGGAAGAAATGA
- a CDS encoding DUF6781 family protein, which yields MTDPSHSNQPDSTQTNSTQANSTQANSTQAQASQSAAPDPTGAAGSISDSIREVIESGKDVAQNVQALVVNLLQQQSGPIEAARSSVTEMLKTAEDVVQRSAPDSAESVLRKVIEGVTSGVQTVAQSAGYAVEEARARGERFAGEDLDFAKQNLKTAGEMLTETLRYAAERATFESRTATAELRAHAERAVDAVKPTVSSTVEALRDAPVQLASEATTTAVKGGRLAAGALLNAMSGMLAGAADLLDPERAGNNAPAQNASGETNAERAE from the coding sequence ATGACCGACCCGTCTCATTCAAATCAGCCAGACTCCACTCAGACAAACTCAACACAGGCAAACTCAACACAGGCAAACTCAACACAGGCGCAGGCAAGTCAGTCAGCAGCTCCGGATCCGACCGGCGCAGCGGGTTCGATTTCCGACAGCATTCGTGAAGTCATCGAATCGGGAAAAGACGTCGCTCAAAACGTTCAGGCCCTGGTCGTCAACTTGCTCCAGCAACAATCCGGCCCCATCGAAGCCGCCAGGTCCTCTGTCACTGAGATGCTGAAGACAGCGGAAGACGTGGTCCAGAGATCTGCCCCCGATTCTGCAGAAAGCGTCCTGCGGAAAGTCATCGAAGGAGTCACATCCGGCGTCCAGACAGTGGCCCAGTCTGCAGGTTATGCGGTCGAGGAAGCCCGTGCTCGCGGAGAAAGATTTGCCGGTGAGGATCTGGATTTTGCAAAGCAGAATCTGAAAACAGCCGGTGAGATGCTGACGGAAACCCTTCGGTACGCCGCCGAACGAGCAACGTTCGAATCCAGAACAGCTACCGCCGAACTTCGCGCACACGCAGAACGCGCAGTCGACGCCGTCAAGCCGACAGTCTCCTCAACAGTTGAGGCGCTTCGAGATGCTCCGGTTCAGTTGGCGTCCGAAGCCACGACAACCGCAGTCAAAGGCGGTCGGTTAGCGGCAGGGGCCTTGTTGAATGCGATGAGTGGGATGCTGGCCGGAGCAGCCGATCTGCTGGACCCGGAGCGAGCAGGAAATAACGCACCAGCGCAGAATGCTTCCGGAGAAACGAACGCAGAGCGAGCGGAATAG
- a CDS encoding radical SAM protein — MQFSDEQIIAARGARSIPAPWRPYHFLAEEERTATGLIEDVATIFLTNRECPFRCLMCDLWKNTTTETVPLGAIPAQIEFALQQLPSCKHIKLYNSGNFFDAKAIPRADHPLIAAQVSHFQTVIVENHPRLCSQQCGEFQKLCGTQLEVAMGLETSNKSTLATLNKQMTTDDFARACELLQRDQIRLRSFVLLRPPGLTEEQGIEQSIESVRFAFDCGVQCCAIIPTRKGNGILDRLEKGGLFASPSLRSLERVFNECLSWNRGRVFVDLWDIERFASCHECLPARIHRLHQMNLHQQLRPPVVCGYCP; from the coding sequence ATGCAGTTTAGCGACGAGCAAATCATTGCTGCTCGGGGTGCTCGCTCGATTCCTGCCCCCTGGCGTCCGTATCACTTTCTCGCGGAAGAAGAACGCACTGCCACCGGCCTGATAGAAGACGTTGCAACGATCTTTCTGACAAACCGGGAATGCCCATTTCGATGTCTGATGTGTGATCTCTGGAAGAACACCACGACCGAAACGGTACCGCTTGGGGCTATCCCTGCGCAGATTGAATTTGCTTTGCAGCAATTGCCATCCTGCAAACATATCAAACTCTATAACAGTGGCAACTTCTTCGACGCAAAAGCGATTCCGCGGGCCGACCATCCCTTAATTGCTGCTCAGGTATCGCACTTCCAGACCGTGATCGTTGAAAATCATCCCAGACTGTGCAGCCAACAGTGCGGTGAATTCCAGAAGTTATGCGGTACGCAGCTTGAAGTAGCGATGGGCCTGGAGACTTCCAACAAATCCACGCTTGCCACTCTGAACAAACAGATGACAACCGACGACTTTGCCCGCGCATGCGAATTGCTGCAGCGGGATCAGATACGACTGAGATCGTTTGTATTACTGCGACCGCCCGGTTTGACGGAAGAGCAGGGCATTGAACAGTCGATCGAATCGGTTCGTTTTGCTTTTGACTGTGGCGTCCAGTGCTGCGCGATCATCCCGACGCGAAAAGGCAATGGCATTCTGGATCGGCTGGAGAAAGGAGGTCTGTTTGCGTCCCCGAGTCTGCGATCGCTCGAGAGAGTCTTCAACGAGTGCCTCTCCTGGAATCGCGGCAGGGTCTTCGTGGACCTCTGGGATATTGAACGATTCGCAAGCTGTCATGAATGTCTGCCGGCCAGAATCCATCGCCTGCATCAAATGAACCTGCATCAGCAATTGAGGCCACCAGTGGTTTGCGGTTACTGTCCGTAA
- a CDS encoding cobalamin-dependent protein (Presence of a B(12) (cobalamin)-binding domain implies dependence on cobalamin itself, in one of its several forms, or in some unusual lineages, dependence on a cobalamin-like analog.): protein MPHVCFVPMSGFRIRAEELAELGMSMPGLGPRASAVGQLPALGVLTLAGMLPPDWSCCYQPIAQISDEVIQRITKHQPDVVAVSALTASVNDAIRLSRSLRSNGLQTVIGGLHATALPDELQTEFDAVVVGSGESVWTQVCRDAEHKCLQPIYRATAAAQTLWPTPRFDLLPERPHRFTLQTQRGCPLACEFCAASRMLGRFSEKPLSHIARELQLLKTLRPRPLIELADDNTFAGRRDQNALLEVLKESGARWFTEADWRIGERPDLVNQLAAAGCMQILVGIESLCFRYPGMGNKQADLNRILKAIDNLQSAGVAVNGCFVLGADGESQESIDRLIAFIDASPLAEVQLTLQTPFPGTDLYRRLDHAGRLLKARDWSHYTLFDVTFEPDQMTVAELELAFLRAVESVFRAEAVQRRLRLRDEIWQINLRHRL, encoded by the coding sequence ATGCCCCACGTATGTTTTGTCCCAATGTCCGGCTTCCGGATTCGTGCAGAAGAGCTTGCCGAGCTTGGTATGTCGATGCCCGGACTCGGTCCAAGGGCTTCTGCTGTTGGACAGCTGCCTGCTCTGGGTGTCCTGACACTGGCGGGCATGCTGCCACCAGACTGGTCCTGCTGTTATCAACCCATCGCGCAGATTAGCGATGAGGTGATTCAGCGAATTACAAAACACCAACCGGATGTTGTCGCTGTTTCCGCACTGACCGCGTCCGTCAATGATGCAATCCGGCTGAGCAGATCGCTGCGCAGTAATGGCTTGCAGACAGTTATTGGCGGATTGCACGCGACTGCTCTTCCTGACGAATTACAGACGGAATTTGATGCTGTCGTCGTTGGCTCCGGAGAAAGCGTCTGGACTCAGGTGTGCCGCGATGCCGAACACAAATGTTTGCAGCCGATATATCGAGCAACTGCTGCCGCGCAAACGCTTTGGCCGACTCCGCGTTTTGATTTGTTGCCCGAGCGACCTCATCGGTTCACACTGCAGACACAGAGAGGTTGCCCGCTGGCGTGCGAATTCTGCGCGGCCAGTCGGATGCTTGGTCGATTCAGTGAAAAGCCGCTGAGTCACATTGCTCGTGAATTGCAGTTGCTGAAGACCCTCCGGCCTCGCCCGCTCATCGAACTGGCTGATGACAACACATTCGCTGGCCGTCGTGATCAAAACGCATTGCTGGAAGTACTGAAAGAATCCGGGGCGAGGTGGTTTACGGAAGCCGACTGGCGCATTGGAGAACGTCCGGATCTTGTGAACCAGCTTGCAGCTGCAGGTTGCATGCAGATTCTGGTCGGAATCGAATCGTTGTGTTTTCGTTATCCGGGTATGGGGAATAAGCAGGCCGATCTGAATCGAATCCTGAAAGCAATTGACAATCTGCAGTCAGCGGGTGTTGCCGTGAATGGTTGCTTTGTGCTGGGAGCGGACGGGGAATCACAGGAATCCATCGACCGGCTGATTGCATTTATTGATGCGAGCCCGCTTGCAGAGGTTCAGCTCACACTGCAAACACCTTTTCCCGGCACGGATCTTTATCGACGATTAGACCATGCTGGTCGGCTGCTGAAGGCTCGCGACTGGTCGCACTACACTTTATTCGATGTCACATTTGAACCGGATCAAATGACAGTGGCTGAGCTGGAGTTGGCTTTTCTTCGGGCGGTGGAATCCGTTTTCCGCGCGGAGGCCGTACAACGTCGCCTCAGGCTTCGAGATGAAATCTGGCAGATTAATCTGAGGCACCGATTATGA